The Halorussus salinus genome includes a region encoding these proteins:
- a CDS encoding NAD(P)/FAD-dependent oxidoreductase: MSTVAIVGGGPAGLSAGLFTAKNGLETVVFDTDETWMHKAHLFNYLGIRSIDGEEFMTIARGQATDRGVDLRMGEEVTGVEETGDGFSLTTDEGDYDAEYVVFATGTDTELPESLGCEVDDDGLVEVDLSMQTSVEDVYATGAMIRNQEWQAVISAGDGGAAALDILSNEKGEHFHDFDTPADVPSLSDLPDDEAEGE, from the coding sequence ATGTCTACGGTAGCCATCGTCGGCGGCGGACCGGCTGGACTGAGCGCCGGACTGTTCACGGCGAAGAACGGACTCGAAACGGTCGTCTTCGACACCGACGAGACGTGGATGCACAAGGCCCACCTGTTCAACTACCTCGGCATCCGGTCAATCGACGGCGAGGAGTTCATGACTATCGCCCGCGGGCAGGCGACCGACCGCGGCGTGGACCTCCGGATGGGCGAGGAGGTCACGGGCGTCGAGGAGACCGGCGACGGCTTCAGCCTCACGACCGACGAGGGCGACTACGACGCCGAGTACGTCGTCTTCGCCACCGGGACCGACACGGAACTCCCCGAATCGCTCGGCTGTGAGGTGGACGACGACGGTCTCGTGGAGGTGGACCTCTCGATGCAGACCAGCGTCGAGGACGTTTACGCCACCGGCGCGATGATTCGCAACCAAGAGTGGCAGGCGGTCATCTCCGCGGGCGACGGCGGCGCGGCCGCTCTCGACATCCTGAGCAACGAGAAGGGCGAACACTTCCACGACTTCGACACCCCCGCCGACGTACCGAGTCTGAGCGACCTGCCCGACGACGAAGCGGAAGGGGAGTAG